Proteins encoded in a region of the Halorussus sp. MSC15.2 genome:
- a CDS encoding P-loop NTPase: MVEAFAVASGKGGTGKTTTTVALGMALAEEYDVTIVDADTGMANLLFHTGLTDADATLHDLLVADADADVADAVYDRFGMSVVPCGTSLAAFEEADPERLRAVVAELAADTDVLLLDSPAALGSKSAVLPVVLADRVVVVLQPTIPALSDGLKVQEYAHSYGTDTAGVVFNKVHDPEGASGVTEMAERYFDGRTLATVPDSDAARSARRAGEPLLAHAPDSDAARAYRGAAAALDVRPGASDDVADRFRSAVVPDSP; encoded by the coding sequence ATGGTCGAGGCGTTCGCGGTAGCCAGCGGGAAGGGCGGCACCGGCAAGACCACGACGACGGTGGCGCTCGGCATGGCGCTGGCCGAGGAGTACGACGTGACGATAGTCGATGCCGACACCGGGATGGCGAACCTGCTGTTCCACACCGGCCTGACCGACGCCGACGCGACCCTCCACGACCTGCTGGTCGCGGACGCCGACGCCGACGTCGCCGACGCGGTCTACGACCGATTCGGGATGTCGGTGGTCCCCTGCGGAACCAGTCTCGCCGCGTTCGAAGAGGCCGACCCAGAGCGCCTCCGCGCGGTCGTCGCCGAACTCGCGGCCGACACGGACGTTCTCCTGCTGGACTCGCCCGCCGCGCTCGGGTCGAAGAGCGCGGTCCTCCCGGTCGTCCTCGCCGACCGCGTGGTGGTCGTCCTCCAACCGACGATTCCGGCGCTCAGCGACGGTCTGAAGGTGCAGGAGTACGCCCACTCCTACGGCACCGACACCGCGGGCGTCGTGTTCAACAAGGTCCACGACCCCGAGGGCGCGTCGGGGGTCACCGAGATGGCCGAACGCTACTTCGACGGTCGGACGCTGGCGACGGTCCCAGACTCCGACGCCGCCCGGTCGGCCCGCCGCGCGGGCGAACCGCTGCTCGCTCACGCCCCTGACAGCGACGCCGCGCGCGCCTACCGAGGGGCCGCGGCGGCACTCGACGTGCGACCCGGTGCATCGGACGACGTGGCCGACCGCTTCCGGAGCGCCGTTGTTCCCGACTCCCCATGA
- a CDS encoding DUF1565 domain-containing protein, whose product MDVQHSEIYNNSNAGVRGVSSQLGDATENYWGQSDGPTRGQCRGDVDCGYFLSSPTDSVSVPANRSGTYVVANDGSKPYATIQDAVRAAPARATVEVRPGTYSESVRLSKPLSFVAPDGATLNGSTRNSGADGIRLYNDANVTVSGFTVEGWDHGIDAYNVDTPFVVENVVLRQNRDGLYVDDNYNRWDIQHSEIYNNSNAGVRGVSSQVGDATENYWGRADGPTGAQCRGDADCGYFRSTPTETVSVPANRSGTYVVANDGTQPYATIQDAIRAAPARATVEVRPGTYSESVRLSKPLSLVAPDGATLNGSTRNSGADGIRLYNDANVTVSGFTVESWDHGIDAYNVDSEFLIENVVLRQNRDGLYVNDNYNRWDIQHSEIYDNSNAGVRSVSSQVGDATENYWGQSDGPLRAQCRGDVDCGYFLSSPDGSVDVPLVRSHVLVVANDGSAPYATIQDAVRAAKAGDTVEVRPGVYRERVRIQKDINLTAPRGAQLNGSTLNDGADGIHLSNGGGASISGFVVREFDVGVRASSTDRAVAIGNSHLVNNSEALRVRYANAPVEIHDSMVANNRNSGIYAYRSPTVDATRNYWGQIGGPVSGQCDSAADCSNPLSGVPEVRGDEISYTSPSELEFNVGMRTPVANRSLRLRSAGVTTTGVEIAKAEWSFGDGATARGLEVAHAYDSPGVYTVTHSVVTEDGRGYSVTRQIKVGEEPEEFDVVSVTPHLSGHPRKDVVVIEGLPLDLSYRATVSQPSNTAEVRFRLNNSTYVDSDGSDGYTFPVNTSNVTSDETLVATAVHTNGTTASRALRVGHVSTPGWFEAMTVSVTRPTHGYLILSSSKPASLSNKIPNKFPFKDEVKMPGAGENQQTSAAVTVTIKVDLTTTEAEASVGGGASYDLKVVNVTGNATGKAFVDLEEGNLTKGELELKATATAEYPPPPTGVPSPPIGPVPPGAVSLYPIFSAELKVTTTFDEKDTAGSGDNVSFEFEKGEVSPKLGAKQELGKKWNEFALVLGLEEEIVTKAPLPGLSPIDGTVAGQLYARAQAYMFTQEAYYPSGKKEKFTYDFELLQEETTLSADGTTSDGGSADATETRSSGDTSWSVRERTGDRPPKPTVTAGDGSEQTLTHRMGFVGSSFNSAGATPTRIAETGVVTNNTVADESPAVARIGDAHTVAWGHQSAEKSALNGRDIRVSRMDDSGITSPSPVTDDSWSDHDPALTGSARNGSLVAFTTFDRTFENVSGPSDVYAHGEIRIATSDGSGWDAPQFVTDDADFDFAPAVAQRGDEWVVAWTEDADENLTTWRDQSVQYARYNGTLGPVQTVETARAPDVSATADGFRVGYLSMNDSSVEGSVTVRTVSARDGLPEQSERAISVGQFGGMDVSATHVGVVDTGANDTHLRIANSTDVRSVGLKSNVSTPQTVELTERDGDLLVDFRAYPAASDVAAAYYKPRIGGRWLPARKYADGSHRNLTFWQGDAAPSSDGFVSVFAGQDLTSDQQPDVYAFKHRFHPDLTVNASVAAENVSAGTQVDVRYAVRNTGDAPADASDLLVKSGDGHLKSVSLGSIPAGETASGTATVTVDSTGTLSVVADAGSAVPELDERNNDDRALALDPDLNVTGMTAARANDTITVSATVTNPSGVRATDVAYRLGNGPDVQRYGTVSLLEPNATRTVNVSLPVAETDPAYTTRFEVTPNETGVEGDASDDAASRYLFRPDLALSDGQIGYYRTDGVVRASMLVSNEGLANATAEIEVRNASTGSLVASRNVTVAGSDSSQTTAFTEATVGLPGVSSGSGVEILITAPGETALSDNVVVDEVELNTTLVPPSGEISASRSSVTVNESVQFTIANVTDADGRAVHTQWRVANTSAADTGSLDWTGRSPGNHTVELVVVDDDGVTTIVTRTVLVRPERPDVVLGSQAPRDLDRDGRFRDVDGDGTLARSDVRTFFESYRNSSVRDNQFAFDFNRDDERIDILDVQALHADNEESSDGSDEQ is encoded by the coding sequence GTGGACGTCCAGCACAGCGAGATTTACAACAACTCCAACGCCGGCGTCCGCGGCGTCTCCTCACAACTCGGTGACGCCACCGAGAACTACTGGGGTCAGTCCGACGGTCCGACCCGCGGGCAGTGCCGCGGCGACGTGGACTGCGGCTACTTCCTGTCGTCGCCCACCGACTCCGTCTCGGTTCCGGCCAATCGCTCCGGGACGTACGTCGTGGCGAACGACGGCTCGAAGCCCTACGCCACGATTCAGGACGCGGTTCGAGCCGCGCCCGCTCGCGCGACCGTCGAGGTCCGGCCCGGCACGTATTCGGAGTCGGTCCGACTGAGCAAACCCCTCTCGTTCGTCGCGCCCGACGGCGCGACCCTGAACGGGTCCACCCGCAACTCCGGCGCTGACGGAATCAGACTGTACAACGACGCCAACGTCACCGTCTCCGGGTTCACCGTCGAAGGGTGGGACCACGGCATCGACGCCTACAACGTCGATACCCCGTTCGTCGTCGAGAACGTCGTCCTCCGACAGAACCGAGATGGACTCTACGTGGACGACAACTACAATCGCTGGGACATCCAACACAGCGAGATTTACAACAACTCCAACGCCGGCGTCCGCGGCGTCTCCTCGCAGGTCGGCGACGCCACCGAGAACTACTGGGGCCGGGCCGACGGTCCCACGGGAGCGCAGTGCCGCGGCGACGCGGACTGCGGCTACTTCCGCTCGACGCCGACAGAAACGGTCTCCGTTCCGGCCAATCGCTCCGGAACGTACGTCGTGGCCAACGACGGGACCCAACCGTACGCCACGATACAGGACGCCATCCGGGCCGCACCCGCTCGCGCGACCGTGGAAGTTCGACCCGGCACGTACTCCGAGTCGGTCCGACTGAGCAAACCGCTCTCGCTCGTCGCGCCCGACGGCGCGACCCTGAACGGGTCCACCCGCAACTCGGGTGCAGATGGGATTCGACTCTACAACGACGCGAACGTCACCGTCTCCGGATTCACCGTGGAATCGTGGGACCACGGCATCGACGCCTACAACGTCGATAGCGAGTTCCTGATAGAGAACGTCGTCCTCCGGCAGAACCGCGACGGTCTCTACGTGAACGACAACTACAATCGCTGGGACATCCAGCACAGCGAGATTTACGACAACTCCAACGCCGGCGTCCGCAGCGTCTCCTCGCAGGTCGGCGACGCCACCGAGAACTACTGGGGGCAGTCCGACGGCCCGCTCCGAGCACAGTGCCGCGGCGACGTGGACTGCGGCTACTTCCTGTCGAGTCCCGACGGGTCGGTCGACGTTCCGCTAGTCCGGTCTCACGTCCTCGTCGTGGCGAACGACGGGTCGGCACCGTACGCCACGATACAGGACGCGGTCCGTGCCGCGAAGGCGGGCGACACCGTCGAGGTTCGGCCCGGCGTCTACCGGGAACGCGTCAGGATTCAGAAGGACATCAACCTGACCGCGCCGCGAGGGGCGCAGCTCAACGGTTCGACGCTCAACGACGGAGCAGACGGGATACACCTCTCGAACGGCGGGGGCGCGTCCATCTCCGGATTCGTCGTCAGGGAGTTCGACGTGGGCGTTCGCGCCTCCAGCACCGACCGAGCGGTGGCCATCGGCAACTCCCACCTCGTGAACAACAGCGAGGCCCTTCGGGTGCGCTACGCGAACGCCCCGGTGGAGATTCACGACAGTATGGTCGCGAACAACCGCAACTCGGGAATCTACGCCTATCGGTCCCCGACGGTCGATGCGACCCGGAACTACTGGGGCCAAATCGGCGGGCCGGTCTCCGGCCAGTGCGACTCGGCGGCCGACTGTTCGAATCCCCTCTCCGGCGTTCCGGAGGTCCGCGGCGACGAGATATCCTACACGTCGCCCAGCGAGTTGGAGTTCAACGTCGGGATGCGAACGCCGGTCGCCAACCGGAGCCTGCGACTCAGGAGCGCCGGCGTCACGACGACCGGCGTCGAAATCGCGAAGGCCGAGTGGAGCTTCGGCGACGGGGCGACCGCCAGAGGACTCGAAGTCGCCCACGCCTACGACTCGCCCGGCGTCTACACCGTCACCCACTCGGTCGTGACCGAGGACGGCCGGGGCTACTCCGTCACCCGACAGATAAAGGTCGGCGAGGAACCCGAGGAGTTCGACGTCGTCTCGGTCACGCCCCACCTGTCGGGCCACCCCCGGAAAGACGTCGTCGTCATCGAGGGCCTGCCGCTGGACCTGAGCTATCGCGCCACGGTCAGCCAACCGTCGAACACCGCAGAAGTCCGGTTCAGACTGAACAACTCGACGTACGTCGATTCGGACGGGAGCGACGGGTACACCTTCCCCGTGAACACCAGCAACGTCACGTCCGACGAGACGCTGGTCGCCACCGCAGTCCACACCAACGGCACGACCGCGAGTCGGGCGCTTCGCGTCGGCCACGTCTCGACGCCGGGGTGGTTCGAGGCGATGACCGTCTCGGTGACGCGCCCGACCCACGGCTACCTGATACTGTCGTCCTCGAAGCCAGCCAGCCTCTCGAACAAGATACCGAACAAGTTCCCGTTCAAGGACGAGGTGAAGATGCCGGGCGCGGGCGAGAACCAGCAGACCAGCGCCGCGGTGACCGTCACCATCAAAGTAGACCTGACGACGACCGAGGCGGAGGCGTCGGTCGGCGGGGGAGCGTCGTACGACCTCAAGGTCGTCAACGTCACCGGGAACGCCACCGGCAAGGCGTTCGTCGACCTCGAAGAGGGCAACCTCACGAAGGGCGAACTCGAACTCAAGGCGACCGCGACGGCGGAGTATCCCCCGCCGCCGACGGGCGTCCCGAGTCCGCCGATAGGTCCGGTTCCGCCGGGAGCGGTGAGCCTCTACCCCATCTTCAGCGCGGAACTGAAGGTGACGACGACCTTCGACGAGAAGGACACCGCGGGGTCGGGCGACAACGTCTCGTTCGAGTTCGAGAAGGGCGAGGTCTCACCCAAACTCGGGGCGAAACAGGAACTCGGGAAGAAGTGGAACGAGTTCGCGCTCGTCCTCGGTCTCGAAGAGGAGATAGTGACGAAAGCCCCGTTACCCGGACTGAGTCCGATAGACGGCACGGTGGCCGGGCAGTTGTACGCCCGCGCGCAGGCCTACATGTTCACGCAGGAGGCCTACTACCCGTCCGGGAAGAAAGAGAAGTTCACCTACGACTTCGAACTGCTACAGGAGGAGACGACCTTGAGCGCCGACGGAACGACCTCGGACGGCGGTTCGGCCGACGCCACGGAGACGCGGAGTTCCGGCGATACGTCGTGGAGCGTCCGGGAGCGAACCGGCGACCGGCCCCCGAAGCCGACGGTCACCGCTGGCGACGGGAGTGAACAGACCCTGACCCACCGGATGGGGTTCGTCGGGAGCAGTTTCAACTCGGCGGGAGCGACGCCCACGAGAATCGCCGAGACCGGCGTCGTCACCAACAACACCGTCGCCGACGAGTCGCCCGCCGTCGCTCGAATCGGAGACGCCCACACCGTCGCGTGGGGCCACCAGTCGGCCGAGAAGTCCGCGCTCAACGGTCGCGACATACGGGTGTCACGGATGGACGACAGTGGGATTACGTCGCCGTCCCCGGTCACCGACGACTCGTGGAGCGACCACGACCCCGCGCTCACCGGGTCGGCCCGAAACGGGTCGCTCGTCGCGTTCACTACCTTCGACCGGACGTTCGAGAACGTCAGCGGGCCGTCCGACGTGTACGCCCACGGCGAAATCCGAATCGCGACGTCCGACGGGTCCGGGTGGGACGCGCCGCAGTTCGTGACCGACGATGCCGACTTCGACTTCGCGCCCGCTGTCGCCCAGCGCGGTGACGAGTGGGTCGTCGCGTGGACCGAGGACGCCGACGAGAACCTGACGACGTGGCGCGACCAGTCGGTCCAGTACGCGCGGTACAACGGGACGCTGGGACCGGTCCAGACCGTCGAGACGGCGCGCGCGCCCGACGTGTCCGCGACCGCCGACGGGTTCCGCGTCGGCTACCTGTCGATGAACGACAGTTCCGTCGAGGGGTCGGTGACGGTCCGAACCGTGAGCGCTCGGGACGGACTCCCCGAGCAGTCCGAGCGCGCGATTTCCGTCGGTCAGTTCGGCGGCATGGACGTCAGCGCGACCCACGTCGGCGTCGTCGATACCGGAGCGAACGACACGCACCTGCGAATCGCCAACAGCACAGACGTTCGGTCGGTCGGGCTGAAGTCGAACGTATCGACCCCGCAGACGGTCGAACTAACCGAGCGGGACGGCGACCTGCTCGTGGACTTCCGGGCGTACCCCGCCGCGAGCGACGTCGCGGCCGCGTACTACAAGCCGCGAATCGGCGGGCGGTGGCTCCCGGCGCGCAAGTACGCCGACGGGTCCCACCGGAACCTCACGTTCTGGCAGGGAGACGCGGCCCCCAGCAGTGACGGCTTCGTGTCGGTGTTCGCCGGGCAGGACCTCACTTCCGACCAGCAACCCGACGTCTACGCGTTCAAGCACCGGTTCCACCCCGACCTGACGGTGAACGCGTCGGTCGCCGCCGAGAACGTCAGCGCCGGAACGCAGGTGGACGTCCGGTACGCGGTGCGCAACACCGGCGACGCTCCGGCCGACGCGTCCGACCTGCTCGTGAAGTCCGGCGACGGACACCTGAAGTCGGTCTCGCTCGGGTCGATACCGGCGGGCGAGACCGCCTCGGGCACGGCGACCGTGACGGTCGATAGCACCGGGACGCTGTCGGTCGTCGCCGACGCCGGGAGCGCGGTTCCCGAACTCGACGAGCGGAACAACGACGACCGGGCGCTCGCGCTGGACCCCGACCTGAACGTCACGGGGATGACGGCCGCACGGGCGAACGACACGATAACCGTCTCCGCCACCGTGACCAACCCGTCCGGCGTCCGGGCGACCGACGTGGCGTATCGGTTGGGCAACGGGCCGGACGTCCAGCGATACGGGACGGTGTCGCTGCTCGAACCGAACGCGACCCGGACGGTCAACGTCTCGCTGCCGGTCGCCGAGACCGACCCCGCGTACACGACCCGGTTCGAGGTCACCCCGAACGAGACGGGCGTCGAGGGCGACGCCTCCGACGACGCGGCGTCGCGGTACCTGTTCCGACCCGACCTCGCGCTCAGCGACGGCCAGATAGGCTACTACCGGACGGACGGCGTCGTCCGCGCGTCGATGCTCGTCTCCAACGAGGGACTGGCGAACGCGACCGCGGAAATCGAGGTCCGGAACGCGTCCACCGGTAGTCTCGTGGCCTCGCGGAACGTCACCGTCGCGGGCAGCGACTCCTCCCAGACGACGGCGTTCACGGAGGCGACCGTCGGCCTGCCCGGCGTCTCGTCCGGTTCCGGTGTCGAAATTCTAATCACCGCGCCCGGAGAGACCGCACTCTCGGACAACGTCGTCGTGGACGAAGTCGAACTGAACACCACACTCGTCCCGCCGAGCGGGGAAATCAGCGCGAGTCGGTCGTCCGTGACCGTCAACGAGTCCGTCCAGTTCACGATTGCCAACGTGACCGACGCCGACGGTCGGGCGGTTCACACGCAGTGGCGGGTCGCGAACACCTCCGCCGCGGACACCGGTTCGCTCGACTGGACCGGCCGGAGTCCGGGGAACCACACCGTCGAACTCGTGGTGGTGGACGACGACGGCGTCACCACGATAGTCACCCGGACCGTGCTCGTCCGTCCGGAGCGCCCCGACGTGGTCCTCGGTTCGCAGGCCCCGCGCGACCTCGACCGCGACGGGCGCTTCCGCGACGTTGACGGCGACGGGACGCTCGCCCGGAGCGACGTGCGAACGTTCTTCGAGTCCTACCGGAACAGTTCGGTTCGGGACAACCAGTTCGCGTTCGACTTCAACCGGGACGACGAGCGCATCGACATCCTCGACGTGCAGGCGCTCCACGCCGACAACGAGGAGTCGAGCGACGGGTCGGACGAGCAGTAA
- a CDS encoding right-handed parallel beta-helix repeat-containing protein: MNRARTRILAVVLVFGLGVTAAGLASVGAPAGVVSAGGTDDVTYVERDVTDDTTWSAEDGPYRVAADVTVEEGATLRIEPGTTVQLAEAITIRVEGNLSADGTRAEPIAFTTASEAPDRVRWASIRYEGRSDSHLSLSHATVERAENGLTVSSAAGRVSVADVTVRNVSRNGILVEDTPRTPRLSVERSTFTDVGRRGVAVTPGMGTVSDAAVVSNWSATGKRATHRATFTLGADTTVDALRVAYRGHGGVREVEADSFSTFGLDLNGNGTVDRSLKPLMAGLGNGTGNAYEIRLNRSVTIPADATVVAVYDDAVNPRTYGTYPVEVSLLRNGVEQTAETTLPLDLSSSGDRHRRADRGNAETSRASRFSITGSTFDSLGEQAVFVAADAAHDFRVANNSVTNVGGSAVSLRGRRVESVAVGGNHVASVGRGADGVRIAAQRAADSKLRGNRITDADAGIALFARHRNVDGVRVANNSVTESETGVRVRHVAAYYVQHVSLALADNELSRNDGHGISVVAPSTRLTRVTVRGNDVTRNGDGGVRLEARRLARTTVANNTVSNNDGTGFELVGRQVRHGRVADNRFAENRGHGFSVRTSVVAHNLTVAANRVFDNAGVGLNVANELTHAGRIDLTRNVVTANAYGVRIAGSLGARVHHNTIAHNTYGVGAPVELSGYRPGTGIVVEGGDAGAIFRTGDVDEKLAVLLDDPQVEGELRGRVGDSYTVVLRPGAAGDVWESDDTALTVRSLSEDLPTGITLPKDADRRSRVVVRENDVYGHPHGMMVNVSTLVDVNTTTRLLVNTTRTVVAERNYWGAPDGPTHSSIHPEGTGDRIVTRRGWVDFLPVADAALRSPRYRPAANVSVSPNPARVGERVRVSAAESGDRDGRVASYRFSVADRRENVTSPNLTVSSSPNVTLSFETPGNYTVSVNVTDDAGVENADPATATVVVRPRKMAAATNETRGTSDAPSGVGGANGTATPNATGDADGGLLPSATVFSTFGGLLGLALYGVALVLGAYGTVLTFRSAGVPVSGRTINGFAAAGVAVWVGFGLLGTDGLLAVGAAGGVLWVALVVLLWAVTRQLYD, translated from the coding sequence GTGAACCGCGCTCGGACTCGGATACTCGCCGTCGTCCTCGTGTTCGGTCTCGGAGTTACCGCGGCCGGTCTCGCTTCTGTCGGCGCTCCGGCAGGCGTCGTCTCGGCGGGCGGAACGGACGACGTGACGTACGTCGAACGCGACGTGACCGACGACACGACGTGGTCCGCCGAGGACGGCCCGTACCGAGTCGCGGCGGACGTGACCGTCGAGGAGGGGGCGACGCTCCGCATCGAACCCGGAACGACCGTCCAACTCGCGGAGGCAATCACGATTCGGGTCGAAGGGAATCTCAGCGCCGACGGTACGCGGGCCGAACCCATCGCGTTCACGACCGCGTCCGAGGCCCCCGACCGCGTTCGGTGGGCGTCGATTCGGTACGAGGGGCGCTCGGACTCGCACCTCTCGCTCTCCCACGCGACCGTCGAGAGGGCCGAGAACGGACTCACCGTGAGCAGCGCGGCGGGCCGCGTCTCGGTCGCCGACGTCACCGTCCGGAACGTGAGTCGAAACGGGATTCTGGTCGAGGACACCCCGCGCACGCCGAGGCTGTCGGTCGAACGCTCGACGTTCACCGACGTCGGTCGGCGCGGCGTCGCCGTCACGCCCGGCATGGGAACGGTCAGCGACGCCGCCGTCGTCTCGAACTGGAGTGCGACCGGGAAGCGGGCCACCCACCGGGCGACGTTCACGCTCGGTGCGGACACGACCGTGGACGCTCTCCGGGTCGCGTACCGCGGTCACGGCGGGGTCCGCGAGGTCGAGGCGGATTCGTTCTCGACGTTCGGTCTCGACCTCAACGGCAACGGAACGGTGGACCGGTCGCTCAAACCGCTGATGGCCGGTCTCGGCAACGGGACGGGCAACGCCTACGAGATACGACTGAACCGCTCGGTCACGATTCCGGCCGACGCCACGGTGGTCGCTGTCTACGACGACGCGGTCAACCCGCGAACGTACGGAACCTACCCCGTCGAAGTCAGCCTCCTGCGGAACGGCGTCGAGCAGACGGCGGAGACGACGCTGCCCCTCGACCTCAGTTCCTCCGGCGACCGGCACCGGCGCGCCGACCGCGGGAACGCCGAGACGAGTCGCGCGAGTCGGTTCTCGATAACCGGTTCGACCTTCGACTCTCTCGGCGAACAGGCCGTGTTCGTCGCCGCCGACGCGGCACACGACTTCCGTGTGGCGAACAACTCCGTCACGAACGTCGGCGGGTCGGCCGTCAGCCTCCGCGGGCGACGAGTCGAGTCGGTCGCCGTCGGCGGGAACCACGTCGCTTCGGTCGGCCGCGGCGCGGACGGCGTTCGCATCGCCGCACAGCGCGCCGCCGACTCGAAGCTTCGCGGAAACCGAATTACCGACGCCGACGCTGGCATCGCCCTGTTCGCACGCCATCGGAACGTCGACGGGGTTCGGGTGGCGAACAACTCCGTCACCGAGAGCGAGACCGGCGTTCGCGTCCGACACGTCGCGGCCTACTACGTCCAACACGTCTCGCTCGCGCTGGCCGACAACGAACTCTCGCGGAACGACGGCCACGGTATCTCGGTCGTGGCCCCGTCCACGCGACTGACGAGAGTCACCGTTCGCGGGAACGACGTCACCCGAAACGGAGACGGCGGCGTCCGACTCGAAGCGAGACGCCTCGCCCGCACGACAGTCGCGAACAACACCGTCTCGAACAACGACGGAACGGGATTCGAACTCGTCGGACGGCAGGTCCGTCACGGTCGAGTCGCGGACAATCGCTTCGCGGAGAACCGCGGCCACGGCTTCTCGGTCCGGACGAGTGTCGTGGCTCACAACCTCACGGTCGCGGCGAACCGCGTCTTCGACAACGCGGGCGTCGGCCTGAACGTGGCCAACGAGTTGACCCACGCCGGGCGAATCGACCTGACCCGCAACGTCGTGACCGCGAACGCGTACGGAGTTCGCATCGCCGGTTCGCTGGGCGCGCGCGTCCACCACAACACGATAGCCCACAACACGTACGGCGTCGGTGCGCCGGTCGAACTCTCCGGCTACCGACCGGGAACGGGCATCGTCGTGGAGGGCGGCGACGCGGGCGCGATTTTCAGGACCGGTGACGTGGACGAGAAACTCGCGGTACTGCTCGACGACCCGCAGGTCGAGGGTGAACTCCGGGGGAGAGTCGGCGATAGTTACACGGTCGTCCTCCGGCCGGGCGCTGCGGGCGACGTCTGGGAGAGCGACGACACGGCGCTCACGGTCCGGTCGCTCTCCGAGGACCTCCCCACAGGCATCACGCTCCCCAAGGACGCCGACCGCCGTTCGCGGGTCGTCGTCCGAGAGAACGACGTGTACGGCCACCCTCACGGTATGATGGTGAACGTCAGCACGCTCGTGGACGTGAACACGACCACGCGACTGCTCGTCAACACGACCCGGACTGTCGTCGCCGAGCGCAACTACTGGGGCGCGCCCGACGGTCCCACACACTCCTCGATTCACCCGGAGGGAACCGGCGACCGCATCGTCACCCGACGCGGCTGGGTGGACTTCCTCCCGGTCGCCGACGCTGCGCTCCGCTCGCCCCGGTACCGCCCGGCGGCGAACGTCAGCGTCTCGCCGAACCCCGCGAGGGTCGGCGAGCGCGTCCGCGTCTCCGCCGCGGAGTCCGGCGACCGCGACGGTCGCGTCGCGTCCTACCGGTTCTCGGTCGCGGACCGGCGCGAGAACGTCACGTCGCCGAACCTCACCGTCTCGTCGTCGCCGAACGTCACCCTCTCGTTCGAGACCCCGGGCAACTACACGGTCTCGGTGAACGTGACGGACGACGCGGGCGTGGAGAACGCAGACCCCGCGACCGCGACGGTCGTCGTCCGACCGCGCAAGATGGCCGCGGCGACGAACGAGACCCGCGGCACGTCCGACGCGCCGAGCGGCGTCGGAGGAGCGAACGGGACCGCGACGCCGAACGCCACCGGGGACGCAGACGGGGGTCTCCTCCCCTCGGCGACCGTCTTCTCGACGTTCGGTGGACTGCTCGGTCTCGCGCTCTACGGCGTCGCGCTGGTCCTCGGCGCGTACGGGACGGTCCTCACGTTCCGGAGCGCGGGCGTGCCCGTCAGCGGGAGGACCATCAACGGCTTCGCGGCGGCGGGCGTCGCCGTCTGGGTCGGATTCGGGCTACTGGGCACCGACGGCCTGCTCGCGGTCGGTGCCGCCGGTGGCGTCCTCTGGGTCGCGCTCGTCGTCCTCCTGTGGGCGGTCACGCGACAGTTGTACGACTGA